GCATCATCCGCACCGCGCTGGAAACAGCGGGGGCGAAACTGTCGGACGTGGTCCGCACCCGCATCTACGTGACCGACATCAGTCGCTGGGAAGAGGTCGCCCGCGCGCACGGCGAGGTGTTCCGCGACATCCGCCCCGCCACGACCCTGGTGCAGGTCGCCGCGCTGATCGACCCGCTGCACCTCGTGGAGATCGAGGCCGAAGCCGTCATCGGCGGGTGATCCCCGCCCGTGGGGCAGACTGGGGGGCATGACGGCCCCCCACTCCTCTCCCCCTGTACTGGCCGACCTGCTGGCCCTGGATGAGCGGTTGCGCTCGGCGCTGGTCGCGGAGGCGCGGTTCTCGCATGTCGTGGCGTATGGGAGCGTGCCGCAGGGCAGCGCCGATGCGTTCAGCGATCTGGAGTACTGGGCGTTTCTCGACCCGGCATCTGGCGCGGCGTTCGACGTGCG
Above is a genomic segment from Deinococcus seoulensis containing:
- a CDS encoding RidA family protein — translated: MRQNISSGSPWEAQIGYSRAVKVGNTVQVSGTTATVNGEVVGEGDPAEQTRAALGIIRTALETAGAKLSDVVRTRIYVTDISRWEEVARAHGEVFRDIRPATTLVQVAALIDPLHLVEIEAEAVIGG